In a genomic window of Brettanomyces nanus chromosome 1, complete sequence:
- a CDS encoding uncharacterized protein (EggNog:ENOG41) — protein MTSKCPSTPLHPDANQEIETPATKIPQELTSALDLGSDSEDDGSNIMHDAHLAKVISKTGGPELSEEEDEMDNNDSLMDSDDLERLDPEVMDAMAPMGEPLSPRPSPSSSDSASGVASSGFFDTDTQKRRTPLNPFGGNSQLASSEPIRIIRKKSRSQGASKPLSMKQQSRLVTYIDERLMEIQRRFIKYLSAREDPDNEPESTATQFGFSDLAEALDKVITIIWYSIFQVKVVPFVYHYNILTPSEAAVLGYNEGKEVVLEEITPDFLFGQTNYFIRIMGDLVDYVEKFEFVHFDSIHNLLLLFAKLDNIISILIDEYSEDNGPSRTNNQPFINNTEKIRIDSIISRTKLLVIQKFDVFKKISLYESVDENGKRKQIESDIKKDIQKYELLIGEIYEGILDRTSI, from the coding sequence ATGACTTCAAAATGCCCCTCAACGCCCCTTCATCCTGATGCTAATCAGGAAATTGAAACACCTGCCACGAAAATCCCCCAGGAACTTACGTCCGCCCTTGATCTCGGCAGCGattctgaagatgacgGAAGTAATATAATGCACGATGCCCATTTGGCTAAGGTGATATCTAAAACAGGTGGTCCAGAGCTTagtgaggaagaagatgaaatggaTAACAATGATTCTCTTATGGACAGCGATGATTTAGAACGTCTAGACCCCGAAGTGATGGATGCAATGGCACCAATGGGGGAACCTCTTTCACCAAGACCATCCCCTAGCAGTTCTGATTCTGCCTCTGGCGTTGCGTCTTCTGGCTTCTTTGATACTGATACACAAAAAAGACGTACTCCATTGAATCCGTTTGGCGGCAATTCACAACTTGCGTCTTCAGAGCCCATTCGTATTATTCGGAAAAAATCCCGGTCACAAGGAGCCTCAAAACCCCTTTCTATGAAGCAACAGAGCCGTTTAGTCACTTACATAGACGAACGCCTCATGGAAATACAACGAAGATTTATTAAGTACCTTTCAGCGCGTGAAGACCCTGATAATGAACCAGAATCTACTGCAACTCAATTTGGCTTCTCCGATTTGGCCGAAGCATTAGACAAAGTCATCACCATAATATGGTATTCGATTTTTCAGGTGAAAGTTGTGCCATTTGTGTATCATTACAATATACTAACGCCTAGCGAAGCGGCCGTCTTAGGCTACAACGAAGGTAAAGAGGTCGTGTTGGAGGAAATTACCCCagatttcctttttggaCAGACCAATTATTTTATCAGGATTATGGGCGATCTTGTTGATTATGTGGAGAAGTTCGAGTTCGTGCATTTCGACTCGATTCATAATCTCCTTCTGCTATTTGCTAAGTTAGACAACATTATCTCCATACTCATCGATGAATATAGCGAAGACAATGGGCCTTCTAGAACAAACAATCAGCCTTTCATTAACAACACGGAAAAGATCAGAATCGATTCCATTATTAGTCGAACAAAGCTTCTTGTGATCCAGAAGTTTGATGTATTTAAAAAGATATCGCTTTATGAATCCGTGGACGAAAATGGAAAACGCAAGCAGATAGAGAGTGACATCAAAAAGGATATTCAAAAATATGAATTGTTGATTGGTGAAATATATGAAGGAATTCTCGATAGAACGTCTATATGA
- a CDS encoding uncharacterized protein (EggNog:ENOG41), translated as MTILEAIIETIIQGDPSRKVAIDKFLNEKNEDYEKDHKSEVPLFDKTFVKFSEAVIDSSDGVPRCSVCHWEVHGDTCENCGRTILRNPSSTRNSNMIMDDDDIYYEDYDIGTVIMNRIMHNIGGVRPGDFYDDEAAEDGEGDEEDADWDPSVGDMAGYVYDDQVEAVRTGRIRRRSEEEEKEEEEEDDSFVDHRPLNEILNDDDENSSTDIEDDDEYMYVARSREGEDKESDSDSNIDVNIDSEEESPAQHRLERISSDTEEEDLDENETQEQPGHLVNSISWGMGRHPPEPLHESRRIARLVEPEEVEDPEALEEPQEPETSGNNHNDDDTEDGESLNYSGRRRSERIVTDTESEDETTSHNRSTLRETQRSRHNGDIINAGRRRKIRRRRRRQRITQ; from the exons ATGACT ATCTTGGAGGCTATAATAGAGACCATTATCCAAGGAGACCCAAGTAGAAAAGTGGCAATAGATAAGTTTTTGAATGAAAAGAACGAGGACTACGAGAAGGATCATAAATCAGAAGTACCATTATTTGACAAGACGTTTGTCAAGTTCAGTGAAGCAGTGATAGACTCTAGCGATGGAGTACCACGTTGCTCTGTTTGTCACTGGGAAGTTCATGGTGATACGTGCGAGAACTGTGGGAGAACCATTCTGAGGAATCCAAGCTCCACGAGAAACAGTAACATGATTatggatgatgacgatatcTACTATGAAGACTACGATATTGGCACTGTCATTATGAACAGGATCATGCATAACATTGGTGGAGTAAGACCTGGCGATTTCTACGATGACGAGGCAGCAGAAGATGGGGAAGgcgatgaagaggatgcaGACTGGGATCCATCAGTCGGAGATATGGCTGGCTACGTGTATGATGATCAAGTTGAGGCAGTAAGAACAGGgagaatcagaagaagaagtgaagaggaagagaaagaagaagaggaagaagatgacagTTTCGTCGATCATAGGCCATTGAATGAGATATTgaacgatgatgacgaaaaTAGTAGCACCGAcattgaggatgatgacgaGTATATGTACGTTGCTCGATCGAGAGAAGGGGAAGACAAAGAgtcagattcagattcgAACATTGATGTGAATATCGATTCCGAGGAGGAATCACCCGCACAGCACAGACTGGAAAGGATATCCAGCGatacagaggaagaagatttagatgaaaatgagaCTCAGGAGCAGCCAGGACATCTGGTTAATTCCATATCGTGGGGTATGGGACGTCACCCACCAGAACCGTTACACGAGAGTAGAAGAATAGCAAGGTTGGTGGAACCAGAAGAGGTAGAGGATCCTGAAGCGTTGGAAGAACCACAGGAACCGGAGACAAGCGGAAATAAtcataatgatgatgacacCGAAGATGGGGAGTCATTGAACTATTCCGGCCGTCGTAGATCGGAGAGAATTGTAACTGATACAGAGTCAGAGGATGAAACTACAAGTCATAATAGGAGCACGTTGAGAGAAACACAGAGAAGCAGGCACAACGGGGACATAATAAATGCTGgcaggaggagaaaaataagaagaagaagaagaagacaaagaattACCCAGTAG
- the PMA1_1 gene encoding plasma membrane H+-ATPase: protein MTCLFTIMSSTDEEKKAQQAAATAEKGVGSEKKNSPEGGEDEDEDIDQLVMELQSNQGLDEDDDEEEEEGENKASFKPVAEHFLQTDPAIGLTESEVQQRIKKFGYNEMSEEKQNLFVKFCGYFVGPIQFVMEAAALLALGLEDWVDFGVICALLLLNAGVGFIQEFQAGSIVEELKKTLANTAVALRNGELVDIEARLVMPGDILKIEDGTVIPADGKLVSENCFLQVDQSAITGESLAVDKRCGDPTFSSSTVKRGEALMIVTATGDNTFVGRAASLVNKAAGGQGHFTEVLNGIGTMLLILVIVTLLLIWVACFYRTSNIVRILRFTLAITIVGVPVGLPAVVTTTMAVGAAYLAKKRAIVQKLSAIESLAGVEILCSDKTGTLTKNKLSLHEPYTVEGVEPDDLMLTACLAASRKKKGLDAIDKAFLKSLISYPKARAAMPEYKVLEFQPFDPVSKKITAVVESPEGEQIVCVKGAPLFVLKTVQEDHPIPEDVLEAYENKVAEFASRGFRSLGVARKRGEGHWEILGIMPCMDPPRDDTAKTVNEAKRLGLRIKMLTGDAVGIAKETCRQLGLGTNIYDAEKLGLGGEGGGDMVGSELYDFVENADGFAEVFPQHKYNVVAILQERGYLVAMTGDGVNDAPSLKKADTGIAVEGASDAARSAADIVFLAPGLSAIIDALKTSRQIFHRMYAYVVYRIALSLHLEIFYGLWVAILDEMMDINLVVFIAIFADVATLAIAYDNAPYSMKPVNWDLPRLWGMSIVMGIILAFGSWITLTTMFLPKGGIIQNFGSIDGVMFLEISLTENWLIFITRAVGPFWSSCPSWQLAGAVLAVDVIATCFCLFGWWCQNWTDIVTVVRVYVWSFGIFSVLGGAYYLMSESEKFDRLMNGKPLNDKPPQRSIEDFMVAMRRVSTQHEKSS, encoded by the exons ATGA CTTGTTTGTTTACAATTATGTCTTCTACtgacgaagaaaaaaaggcCCAGCaagctgctgctactgccGAAAAAGGTGTCGGTTccgaaaagaagaacagtCCAGAAGGAGGCGAAGATGAGGACGAAGACATTGACCAGCTAGTGATGGAGTTACAATCTAACCAGGGTttagatgaagatgatgacgaagaggaagaagaaggtgagAATAAAGCCTCCTTCAAGCCAGTTGCTGAACATTTCTTACAGACCGATCCTGCTATCGGTTTGACTGAGAGTGAAGTTCAGCAGAGAATTAAGAAATTCGGCTACAATGAAATGTCCgaggagaagcagaattTGTTCGTTAAGTTTTGCGGTTATTTCGTCGGTCCTATTCAATTTGTCATGGAAGCTGCCGCTTTGTTGGCTCTTGGTCTAGAAGATTGGGTTGATTTCGGTGTCATTTGTGCTTTGCTTTTGCTTAATGCCGGTGTCGGTTTCATTCAAGAATTCCAGGCTGGATCCATTGtggaggagttgaagaagactctTGCCAATACTGCTGTTGCTCTCAGAAATGGTGAGCTCGTTGACATTGAGGCTAGATTAGTCATGCCTGGTGATATTTtaaagattgaagatggtACTGTTATTCCTGCCGATGGTAAGTTGGTTTCTGAAAACTGCTTCTTGCAGGTCGATCAGTCTGCCATTACCGGTGAATCTTTGGCTGTCGACAAACGTTGTGGCGACCCAACATTCTCTTCGTCCACTGTTAAGCGTGGTGAAGCTCTTATGATTGTTACCGCTACTGGTGATAACACGTTCGTTGGTAGAGCCGCTTCTTTGGTTAACAAAGCTGCAGGTGGTCAAGGCCATTTCACTGAGGTGTTGAATGGTATTGGTACTATGCTTTTAATTTTAGTTATTGTCACTTTGTTGCTTATCTGGGTCGCTTGTTTCTACAGGACTTCCAATATTGTTAGAATTCTTAGATTTACTTTGGCTATCACCATTGTTGGTGTGCCCGTTGGTTTGCCTGCTGTCGTTACCACCACTATGGCTGTTGGTGCTGCTTATTTGGCCAAAAAGAGAGCTATTGTTCAAAAATTGTCTGCCATTGAGTCTCTTGCTGGCGTTGAGATCTTGTGTTCAGACAAAACTGGTACTTTAACCAAGAATAAACTTTCATTGCACGAACCATACACAGTCGAGGGTGTTGAGCCTGATGACTTGATGCTTACTGCTTGTTTGGCTGCTTctagaaagaagaagggtTTGGATGCTATTGATAAGGCCTTCCTTAAGTCTTTAATCAGCTACCCTAAAGCTCGGGCTGCCATGCCTGAGTACAAGGTGTTGGAATTCCAACCATTTGATCCTGTCTCCAAGAAGATTACTGCTGTTGTCGAATCTCCAGAGGGCGAACAGATTGTTTGTGTTAAGGGTGCCCCATTGTTCGTTTTGAAGACTGTTCAAGAGGACCATCCAATTCCGGAGGACGTCTTGGAAGCTTACGAGAACAAGGTCGCTGAATTTGCTTCTAGAGGTTTTAGATCTCTTGGTGTTGCTAGAAAGAGAGGTGAAGGCCATTGGGAAATTTTGGGTATCATGCCATGTATGGACCCTCCAAGAGATGATACTGCTAAGACTGTTAACGAAGCCAAAAGATTGGGTTTGAGAATTAAGATGTTGACTGGTGATGCTGTTGGTATCGCTAAAGAAACCTGTAGACAGTTGGGTCTTGGTACAAACATCTACGATGCTGAGAAATTGGGTCTTGGTGGAGAAGGTGGCGGCGACATGGTTGGTTCCGAGTTGTATGATTTCGTTGAGAACGCCGATGGTTTTGCCGAAGTGTTCCCTCAACATAAGTACAACGTTGTTGCTATTTTGCAAGAGAGAGGTTATTTGGTTGCTATGACTGGTGATGGTGTTAATGATgctccttctttgaagaaagctgaCACTGGTATTGCCGTCGAAGGAGCTTCCGATGCCGCCCGTTCTGCTGCTGATATTGTCTTCCTTGCCCCAGGTTTGTCTGCCATTATCGATGCCTTGAAGACCTCGAGACAGATTTTCCATCGTATGTACGCCTACGTTGTTTACCGTATTGCTTTGTCTTTGCACTTGGAAATTTTCTACGGTTTGTGGGTTGCCATTTTGGATGAAATGATGGACATCAACTTGGTTGTTTTCATTGCCATTTTCGCCGATGTGGCTACTCTTGCTATTGCTTATGATAATGCTCCATACTCTATGAAACCTGTCAACTGGGATTTACCTAGATTGTGGGGTATGTCCATCGTCATGGGTATTATCTTGGCCTTTGGCTCTTGGATTACCTTGACTACTATGTTCTTGCCAAAAGGTGGTATCATTCAGAACTTCGGTTCTATTGATGGTGTCATGTTCTTGGAAATTTCTTTGACTGAGAACTGGCTTATTTTCATCACTCGTGCTGTTGGTCCATTCTGGTCTTCATGTCCATCGTGGCAATTGGCCGGTGCTGTGTTAGCAGTCGATGTTATTGCCACTTGCTTCTGTTTGTTTGGTTGGTGGTGTCAGAACTGGACAGATATTGTTACCGTGGTCAGAGTTTACGTCTGGTCTTTCGGTATCTTCTCCGTTCTTGGTGGTGCTTATTACTTGATGtctgaatctgaaaaattcgaCAGACTGATGAACGGCAAACCATTGAACGACAAGCCTCCTCAAAGATCCATTGAGGACTTCATGGTTGCCATGAGAAGAGTCTCTACACAGCACGAGAAGTCGTCATGA